The Chlorocebus sabaeus isolate Y175 chromosome 14, mChlSab1.0.hap1, whole genome shotgun sequence genome segment ttttttaaccaaGCACAGATGGAAAATACCCTGTTGTCTGAGTGAAAAACCCATCTatatggagggctgacttttCCTATACTTGGGCTCCAAATTTGCAGGGGCCACCTGTGGGACCTGAGTATGCAGGTTTTGGTATACTGGGTAGGTGTGGGAGGGTGTCCTGAACCAGCTCCCTGAGTCTGCTGAGGGACAGaccactgtattttatttttattctgttgtatttcattttaaaataagctggTTGCAACCCACTTGATTTTCATGATTCGCTCCTGGATCTTTAGTAGCAGCTCTTTAAACAATAATTTTGGTTGAAATTGTTACTCTGATATCTTTGTCATCTATACTTGGAGTACTTGGCCGGTTGGTGTCAGGTCACTGAACTTCTCCAGCAGGGTCTACCCTCACTGGTTGGACAAAGGCGTCAAAGGATAGTGTTGGTGGCCTTTATTTTTCCTGAGGGCTAGCACAGCCCCTGCGTGTCAGGTGTGTGAGGAGGGAACTGGCCTGTGTCCTTCCACCCAACCTAACCCTCTGTCCCCCaaccccccctttttttaaagGTAACATTTGTCGATCACCCATTGCAGAAGCAGTTTTCAGGAAACTTGTAACTGATCAAAACATCTCAGAGAATGTAAGTACCATTCTTTATCTTAAAGAGGCCAGCCTGAACTCTTCTGGGCAGGAAATTGccaaaaaaacattccatgtttctTCCCCTGCAGTGGAGGGTAGACAGCGCGGCGACTTCCGGGTATGAGATAGGGAACGCCCCTGACTACCGAGGGCAGAACTGCATGAAGAGGCACGGCATCCCCATGAGCCACGTTGCCCGGCAGGTACCGTCCTTGGACTTGAAGATGTGTGTTTTGTGTTTCAGTGGGTCATTGACAGCGGTGCTGTTTCTGACTGGAACGTGGGCCGGTCCCCAGACCCAAGAGCTGTGAGCTGCCTAAGAAATCATGGCATTCACACAGCCCATAAAGCAAGACAGGTAGACAAGCTCTTGTTCCATTTCTAATATGTAGAGTCCAGTAACTTGAGAAGTAGTGAAAGGATTAACTAGATTTGTATATTAATGAATGTGTTTGTTTAGGGTGAGCTTAACCAGCTACAGTGTGTCCATTTTGTTTCACTTCTGGTTGCACAGTGTTGAAAGACTTGCATGactttagaatttatttattaaaatgcacataaaagctaggtaatttataatgagAGAGCCTGACTGCGAGCTTGGGCTGAGCGGTgctctctgtcttctcttccttcctgcataatttttattaaacatttaggCCATAGTAATTATCCTGCCTATATTGCAAGTTTGTTGCTAGAATtaagttatataatatatacaaaacattttttcaacTGTGAAGTGCCATAGTAATATAGGGTAATACCAACAACATTATGGACACATAATTATAGTGTGTTGTGCCACACTTGAAGTTTAGAGTCTAATAAAGTCACAATCAAATTCTGCAATTTCAGTTGAAGATAACCTTgtctttatattataaattagaagctaaagttgatttttctaagagttatttatttaaatgaagtaCTGTGGGACTGACCTTTTCTGAAATGGAATTGTCATTGGTCAGgtgattaaacatttttatacaatTTATCCATCCTAATCTCTTCAGGCCTTTGCATACCTTGCCAGTTTCTACTGGCCATTgttgaaaatagatttatttggaGCAGTCCTTCAGAATATGAGCACTCATACTttgaagttttatgtttttaaggtcagtttttttttttcactaagtgTGTAATATGAGTGGATGcaaatgaagtattttaaagacatattaggaacttttttaaagaacagttttagaagCAGTATTTGCAcatgtttcttgctttttttttcctgtttcttttaagaaatttttaaggTATGTTTTATGAATCAGTATCACATCAGATCTTTGTTTACAAGTTCTTTTCCTTTACTAATGTCACAATGTGTGATAACTATTGTCCATTTCTTAAAATCTCAATTTTCTCAGTGCCTTTCAACCTGTGTTTaataaatgaagtatttttaGGGTGCTTATTTTTAACTCTTATAGTTAGTCTTTTAGAATACGTGAGCTTTCTGCCCAGTTAGTTCAAAGgagatttttttactttattatacaTTATGTTCTCTTTTCGGTAAACTTTTCATTGACTTGTGTACACAGATTGTGAGTGCAACCCTGAGGCCCCATAAtagccccctccccactcctccagaGATCCCCACAAAAAATTGGTTGTACTTTTTAACTTCATAGAAGTGGAATTATGGTACATGCTGTTGTCTGTCAGCTTTTTTTGCTTGTGAGAATCTCCGTGTTTATTGTAGCAATAGAATTGTCATTGCTGGATACGATGTCATTTCACAGTTTGTCCGCTCTCCtcctggtgggggctggggggttTCTAGTTTGGGGCTACTGCAGATAGTGCTGCTGTGGTAACGGTGTGCACCTGCTGTGTTCTGTTGGAGTCATGCCCAGCAGACACTGTGTAGTGGGGTACACATCCTCATGAAACAGATTGGGGatgttccctctttttcttctctaaaaaaaGTTTGTTGAAGATTGATAGTATTTCTGCTTATCATTTGAAAAATTTGCTaatgggttgtctttttgttgtctATTACTTTCTCTGGcagtctttcagtttttctttcggaatttggttttcagcagtttcGGTATGGTAGACCAGATATGATCCTTGACGTTGCGACTTGATGCTTTTCATCAATTTTGGAAGATCCCAGGCTGTTATCTTTTCATATtgtacttctctttctcttttctactgAGATTCACCTTATGTGTATATTGAACATGTATTTCTAACGCTCTTCTATTTTCTATCCCTTTCACTCTCTTCTTCAGTCTGATATTTTCTGCCGACCTGTTTTCTGATATACAAATCTTTCTGCCGTTTTCAAACAGTATCAAGATTGTCTGTTATTTACTTAATtctttaagtttcattttttttttttttttttttttttgtagattctattTTTCTGGTGAAATTCTACATCTTGCTCTATGTTTTCTTGAGCATTCTATCACAACTGCTTTAAATACCGTGGCAACTCTGATTATCTGATTTTCTGATTATCTGGACCATTTGTGAGtctgctttccttttctgtttttttctctttgttttgttgcttGTATATCTTTGTCCGTTTGTGCTGCTCTAacagtacctgagactgggtaatttacaacgaacagagatttattttctatagttccagaggctgtgaagtccaaagtcaaggggCTCATGGGGCTGTGAGGTCCTTCTTGCTGCCTGATCCtgtggtagaaggtgaaggagtCGAGAGGGTCCCAGAGTGAGTGAGAGcgagaactagaaaaacaagaggaggaaaacagaggagagagagaggacccATCAGTGTCAGGAGCCCACTCCCAAGCTAGTAGCATTGATCAAGATCCTCCCTCTCACTGTTGTTGCGTTGGGGATGAAGTTTCCAGCACaggaactttgggggacacatccaaaccataacaTAGGATTTAAATAATTGTAAAGAGGTAAAGAGTTCTGCTACCGAACTGTTTGAGATCCCTGTTCTGAGGCCTCGTCATTGCCCAGTTTTAGCGGGAAGAGAAGTGGCAAGTGGCAGGAGTCTACAGATTGGGGACTGCACCTTTTTTTGAGGTACCTTTTTTATGAACAGTGTTTATTGGAACACGGCCAGACTTGTTCATTCACCTGCAGtgtgtggctgcttttgtgcgaGAGCCGCAGAGCTAGAGCGGCCTCATGGCCCCCAAAGCCTGATGGTCACTAGAGCATTGGTTTTGTATATGGGGTTTCTAGTTGTTTTTAGTAGTAGGGATGATTTGCCACAAGCTGCTGCAAGTGGAAATCCTTTACTGTGCATTTGTTACATAAGTTatagctgtttcttttctttctcaattaTTGTAACATCTAAAAATTATGTAACAATTACTAAGTctttttttatgaaaaatttacaATTAGTCCAGAATTTAAAACAAGTTTAGTATTAAATCTTAAGGCATTTCTCACATAACTAATTTGGAGAAATAATACTGttcaggcttggtggctcacacttataatcctaaaaacactttgagaggctcaacattgcttgagcctaaaaggtcaagaccagcctgggtaatatagtgagacccatctctacaaaaatttaaaaagttagctggatgctatgacatgtgcctgtagtcccagctatttgggaggctgaggtaggaagatggcttgaactcaagaagttgaggctgcagtgagctatggtctcACCACTGCCCCCCAGCattggtgacagtgagaccttttctctaaaaacaaaaaagaaaaaaaaattcagtattgtACTTATTCTCGATTTTGAAATAAGTCAGTGCCATGGGAGTGTTGACGAAATACGGTCCTTTCTAGTTTCTGGAAGTGCATGCTAAAAGCTGAAGTTTCTCATTTTTTAGAAGAACAAGTGTATTAGGAAAATTACACTTTCCGCCTTTGTTCCGCAGTACGTATGTTTATGTTTCTTATTCTGCCATTATTTATAGTAGTTGAAATtcacaaaataatctttttatttatattttaagtaggtATATTTATAGATTATATCAGAAAACAATGATAAGCTTTCAGGTTACAATCAGTAGAAATACTGAGTGGCATTCTCTTCTGTGTCAGGTTTAAATTATGGATATTCGATCAAAATAAAGGAGGACTGTCGGTTATTACTCCTGTGTCTCTTTCTTAGTGACCACCTCTGACCACCCAACTTAATActtctccttctccctgcccCAGACCTGTGTGTACCTCCTCTCTGCTTTATTTCCTCCGGGGCATCTGTGCCTCCTGTGTGTTGCCTGCCCCGTGTAGAAGGGCAGCTCCACCAGACACGGCTTATCCGCTTAGCTTGGTGTGTGTCACTGGGGCCCAGGATGTTCAGTGCTTGTGGAATGAAAAATAGAGTAGAATAATGAAGGGGATTAAATATGTGACATTTTAGTATGTTGACTGTGTTATACATTGTTACTAAGGAATTGAAGCTGATGTATAAACATTGTGTCTACACATTATACTATTTTATGATTATTGTATGGAACTTTATAATACAAAATTTCTTTGCAGTACAATTTTGAGAAGTAGGTTAACTCTGTTCTAACTTAAAAGTatcctaaaaattatttatttaattaaattgttaATTAGTGAATAACAGGCTCAAATatagcagtttttttttcttttagtattgcTTTGCATACTCTAGCCTTAAATGGTATAAACACTGTATTTTGACTTCTTATTCGATTTTAGATTACCAAAGAAGATTTTGCCACGTTTGATTATATACTATGTATGGATGAAAGCAATCTGAGGTAATCCTGTTTTTGAAGAATATGTCTGTTCAACTCTCAGTTCAGTAATGGGCCAAGTAATTTGTTGTCCagatttactttttctattttaaaggttttaataGTGATGGTCACTATatgtagaattatttatttagaacAGCAAAAAAACTTAGTAATCTAGAATTGTCCCTTAGGTATTTTCAAGGAAATACACCTTAGAAAAGGGGAAGTCCAGTTATTAATAGCATCATTTAATTGGAAAACTAGCTTGACTGTGATAGTTTTGTATCAGGCACATTGTTCTACATGAGagcaattttgttatttttgctgtaATGATTCCTGGACAGGGCAGTGTTTTATTGATTCTTAGGCCAAAGCTCTGCAACCGTAGGTTCCTTTTATTACCGCATCTTGTGAAAGAAGGACGTGAGAAACGGTAACGTTAGGTTGTGTCCCCAAGTTCACGCAGCTAGCGTGTGGTAGATGTGGTGGGATTTAAGCCTCGGCTCAGTGAGGCAGAGCCCTGCCGTCCTGCCTCAGTCACCACTCTCCTGACCTGCCCCAGTCCTCTACTTAGGGCGTCGTTGGGAACTAATCATAATTTAATGTCACTCCAGGATTCTGACTTACATCACGACTTTTTCATAAATAGTACTTGTTTTTGGTGAAGATAAACTATTTGTGCTTTTAATTACTTTTGTACAAATGAACAGATAGGGATGCaccagttttaattattttttattaatcagGACCTTCATTAAAAtgcatgcattttttaattttatttttcagtccttattctgttctcattgttttcgCTGACACCATAGCTTATAGATATCGTAAAAACACCTTTTTGGGAGACCCCATTTGCTTTGATCGGCACTGAGCACTGTGTTTCTTTGTGTGGGGGGCAAGCGGAGTTCCTGCAGCCTCACGTTTGCATGTgctgttcctctgcctggaagCTCCTCCTTGCTGCTTGGGCCATTCGGCTCCTATTTGCCTTTCGTGGGTCAGCTTAAATTCATTTCTTTGTAGAGGTATTCCACTACCCTGTCACTAGGCCAGATTGTGCATTAGACTTAGGCCTGCCCGCAGTTCTCGTCCCTGTGCCTACTCCTGAGCTGCTGTAAAACTTCACACACGGGGCTCTTGGCTGTTCCTTTCCCACATAAAGCACATGCCTGACTCATCGACTCATCTGTCGTAGGTGCTCAGTCGAAATGTGTTAAATAAATGGAGGCATTTAGTTcagtttgcctttttcttttgtagcaaTGTGAAAGCTAAAGGTGGAAGTCTAGAGTGAAGCTGAGTTCTCAGCTTGGGCAGAGGCATGAGGAGTAAAAGGAGGAAGAGTAATTAAGGAGTGGGTCATGCTGCGGGAAGTGCTGTCAAGACACCTGAGGATGGAATTGGTAGCCCTCTGTTTGGGGACTGGTTCAGATGGTGTTTTGGGTTCCTTTCTGTCACCTTTGTTTTATCTCTGAAACTTGattgtctcaaaatatatttcgTGGGAGAAAATATAGttattgtatattttgtataacaGAATCAGTGAGAATAAGCTGCTGTCGCGAACTCTCTTGCCTAGAGAGGGCATTGGCATACAGCTGCAGAAGGGGCCACACGGGCCTGCTGAGTgttcttttcatttcaaattagGTCATCCTGTCTCGATTTTGATATGGATGTTTCATAAGACCCTAGCAGATGTCCCTGTTTAACTTGAAACCATAGATCAGAAAACTAAGTTCATGTTTCAATTTTACAGAGATTTGAATAGAAAAAGTAATCAAGTTAAAACCTGCAAAGCTAAAATTGAACTACTTGGGAGCTATGATCCACAAAAACAACTTATTATTGAAGATCCCTATTATGTAAGTACAGTTCACGTTTTAGGGCTAATATGATGACCCACCACGTGTGTATCCTGCAGTATTAAATAACAGAGTAGATTGTGTTCAGGATGTTTTTGTTATGCAGGttttgccattttcttcttttcctgtccATTTAGGGGAATGACTCTGACTTTGAGACGGTGTACCAGCAATGTGTCAGGTGCTGCAGAGCATTCTTGGAGAAGGCCGACTGAGGCAGGTTCATGCCCTGCTGTGGCCTGACTAGACCCCACCCTGAGGTCCTGCATTCTCAGTCAGTGTGTCATCATGTTCCAGAGCCCAAAGGCCCAGCTCTTTGTTCAGTTGACTTACTGTTTCTTACCTTAAAAAATATTGTAGATGGAAATCAGTTATGTTTGGCAGAAGaatcaataaaattatttgattctGACAGTTTATGGGGTATATTAAGCATTCTTAGACTAGTTGAACATCTCACTTTGCCCCAATTACAAAAATAGTAGAACAAGCAACATACAACATAATGAAGGAAAACCTCACTTGAAGGCCCAGGTCAGCATCTAAGCCCGCTGAGACTTAGATAGTCAAGTCTACCTCTGCAGTAGGTTTGTGGATGGCCTGATGGAGGGCAGGTGCCCTCTGCTCCCTGTGCTACCTCTCTCTTCCCCAGGGCCTTTTATGGATTGACAGTAGCCCTCTCCataggagctcacagtctagatTAGAAGTGTTTTAATTTATACACACCCATAGTGCACACTTGTATATTGAAAAGATAGGGAAGAGAGAAACATTTATGGAAACAGTCATTAGCACCTTCAATTCTTCATGATTTTTGTCGAGTTTACTTCATGAGGAGGTCAGCTCATTTGCTCCCATCTGAACCACTTTGCCTCTGAAACTTAATTATATCCAGAAAGAAGGACGCTTGTATGCTAGTCTAACTATGGTCAGTTGAGGAATATGACACTTTTTATATGCACAtgtaacccaaatgtccaatataaattggcttatttttaaaaataattttaaaagttgggaAATGCTTTATTATTTGGCATGCTTAAATATTAAGTATTCTTCAtcagcatttaataaatgtatagGCAGATATAGgtaatttctgtgtattttgaGATGATGTCGAAATcatgaatatttcaaaataaactggGGAGTTATAAAAATACAACTAGAGATATAAATCTGGTGTCTGCCTGTTTTTTTTATTGACAAGGAAGCATTTGAACACATCGTTTTGTCCCTTTTACATGATCTATGATGTTATGTGTGCATGTTTTATCTTCAGGatgagaaagtaaaatgatgaaaataagcaCATTGCTGCCGCCTATCATAATGTCTAGTTTCTGAAAGGAGTTTGAGGTCCTACAGCTGGAAATGTCCTTGCCTAATACCATCCTCTGGACACGTTGCCTCTGTGCTGTGCCCTCCTGTGCAGTGACGCACAGCCGCCTGGCCAGGACATCTGCACTCCTGACCAGTATCGTCAGGGTCCCAGGCAGTGCCAGGGGGAGGAGACATGTTTGATCCTTGACTCACTAGTGCCTGGAGGATGAGCTGCTGCCAGATGAAAGTGAGTAGTTTCCCCACTGTATCATGTGGAAGTGCCATGCTGTCTTCATAGGAAGAAAGTTTGCAAACTCagtgagtcttgctcttgttggaATTACTCAGACATACAGAAAACTTAGGGGATTAAATATTAATAGATTGGATATTTGAACATGATatccttaaaacataaaaaattgggAAGAAAAGGTCAAGTAATAAGCTGTAATTAGAAAACAGGATTAAATAAGAACACTTCAAAAGTTACACCCTGTTCTCTTCATTCAGTAATTGCTTTTAATTATCTCAAAGTCAAAATTTCTTACTCTTCTATTCCTTTATGTTTGGAAATAAAATCCTatagtttttctttaatgtttataAATACACATCCTCAAACAAATCGTAGGACTCTTGACTATTCTGTCCTTATGGCTATACCCAGACAATACCATCTGCCGACAAGGGCTCATATGAATGGAGAAACATTGCTTTGCTGAATTCCGCTTTTTAAATTGGATCCAGTTAGATCTGTTTAAAATACATCTACATGTAAAATTTTGAGACTGCTTAGAAGTCTTAAGGTTCCTCCTAGTTTTGCATTTTCATGATTACAAAATCGCTTGGGAAATAATGGATACAACCTTATTTGGAATATTTCCCAGCAAATCAGGGCCTATCTGAAGAAATTATGTCACCAATATATAGTAgcctctacttttaaaaaatgctaattatCCCTTAGAGAAATTCTTAGGCTTcaagttttcatttgtttatgacTTTTATATTCTGTGACCTTTTGCCAGTGTCATGGTCTCAGTAAATCTGAAGACACGAATTCCCAACAGTGAAACTGTTAGAGAGGTAGAGAGTCACTTTGAAGACTATTCATTATAACAAACACTTCATTTATTACTTGTGTTTATTTACAGTATTTACATATTGCACAATAGCTGGAatactattttacatttattatacaaAGGACCAACAGAATTAGCCACAGATTTACACTCCACTGTTCCTAAAACATgaccaaaattttaatttttcatgccATTCCAAATAATACTCTGAGAATTTAACAGTGAAAGTAATACGGAATATTAAATTAtgttatatgaaaatatactttaagatTCTGCTTACGTTtctaaagaaacattttttgtGATTTCACctaatcaagaaaatgaaatattctctgTGTTTTATAGCACTACACATCAAACGTGGAGCATTCCttttgtggttgtttttaaaataagagtgaCAGATATCACTGTCGATACACTGATTTATCGAATATGTATCTGCAAACAGTGTCAACAACATACAAAACTCAAAGGACTTATGGAAGAGTCTGTCTGCAAAAATAAATCTCTTGTCCATGAGGGGATGTGTATAAAGATAGTTCTGTTTCCCTGTTGGTTTCCAAGGCACTTCTCATGGCTCCTGGTGTGCTGCTCCTGTACAGTCTGCTCACTGCTGAAAACAAATACATTGCGTTTGATATGACTATCCAGACTTCTTCCTGTGAATTCCAGACGACCTGTCACTTCAGTTAGGGGACACAACATGTTTATAAACAGGCAGTCTCAGAGTGCGTCT includes the following:
- the ACP1 gene encoding low molecular weight phosphotyrosine protein phosphatase isoform X3, with protein sequence MAEQATKSVLFVCLGNICRSPIAEAVFRKLVTDQNISENWVIDSGAVSDWNVGRSPDPRAVSCLRNHGIHTAHKARQITKEDFATFDYILCMDESNLRDLNRKSNQVKTCKAKIELLGSYDPQKQLIIEDPYYGNDSDFETVYQQCVRCCRAFLEKAD
- the ACP1 gene encoding low molecular weight phosphotyrosine protein phosphatase isoform X4, whose translation is MAEQATKSVLFVCLGNICRSPIAEAVFRKLVTDQNISENWRVDSAATSGYEIGNAPDYRGQNCMKRHGIPMSHVARQVPSLDLKMCVLCFSGSLTAVLFLTGTWAGPQTQEL
- the ACP1 gene encoding low molecular weight phosphotyrosine protein phosphatase isoform X5; its protein translation is MAEQATKSVLFVCLGNICRSPIAEAVFRKLVTDQNISENWRVDSAATSGYEIGNAPDYRGQNCMKRHGIPMSHVARQAFAYLASFYWPLLKIDLFGAVLQNMSTHTLKFYVFKITKEDFATFDYILCMDESNLRDLNRKSNQVKTCKAKIELLGSYDPQKQLIIEDPYYGNDSDFETVYQQCVRCCRAFLEKAD
- the ACP1 gene encoding low molecular weight phosphotyrosine protein phosphatase isoform X1 → MAEQATKSVLFVCLGNICRSPIAEAVFRKLVTDQNISENWVIDSGAVSDWNVGRSPDPRAVSCLRNHGIHTAHKARQAFAYLASFYWPLLKIDLFGAVLQNMSTHTLKFYVFKITKEDFATFDYILCMDESNLRDLNRKSNQVKTCKAKIELLGSYDPQKQLIIEDPYYGNDSDFETVYQQCVRCCRAFLEKAD
- the ACP1 gene encoding low molecular weight phosphotyrosine protein phosphatase isoform X2 — translated: MAEQATKSVLFVCLGNICRSPIAEAVFRKLVTDQNISENWRVDSAATSGYEIGNAPDYRGQNCMKRHGIPMSHVARQITKEDFATFDYILCMDESNLRDLNRKSNQVKTCKAKIELLGSYDPQKQLIIEDPYYGNDSDFETVYQQCVRCCRAFLEKAD